The nucleotide window GCCGACGCGCACGACGACGCTGCCCGCCCGCTCGATTCGCCGGTGCTCGTCTTCAGCGGCACGGTCTGCGTCGCCGGGGCCGCGCACGCGGTCGTCCACGCCACCGGGCGGCACACGGAGATCGGCCGGATCGCGTCGCTCTCGTCGCGCGTCGGACGTGAGGAAAGCCCGCTCGAACGCCAGGTCCGGCGGGTCGCGTGGCTGATCGCGCTGGTCGCCGTCGTGGTCGGGATCGGCTTCCTGCCGCTGGGCTGGCTGGCCGGGCTGTCCTGGGCGGCGGCGTTCGTGTTCGCGATCGGGCTGCTGGTGGCCAACGTCCCCGAGGGCCTGCTGCCGACGATCACCCTGGCCCTGGCCGCGGGTGTCCGGTCGATGGCCAAGGCCGGGGCGCTGGTGAAGCGGCTGTCCGCGGTCGAGACGCTGGGGTCGACGACGGTGATCTGCACCGACAAGACCGGGACGTTGACGCGGAACGAGATGAGCGTCGAGGAGGTGCACCCGTACGCGGAGTCGTTCGCCGAGGCACTGGCCCGGTGCAGCACCGCCGACGTCACCACCGGGAGCGGCGATCCCACCGAACTCGCGCTGCTGCGGTACGCGGGCTCGACCGGGGCCGACCTGTCCGCGCGGAAGGTGTTGTACCCGTTCGACCCGCGGCTCAAGCGGATGTCCACTGTGGATCTCGTCGGGGATTCCCTGTGGGTCTCGACCAAGGGGGCGCCGGAGCAGGTGCTACCCCGCTGCGCGATGCCGCCCGAGGAGCGGACCCGGCTCCTGGCGCTGGTCGACGAGATGGCGGGCCGGGCCCTGCGCGTGCTCGCCGTCGCCGGCCGCCGGGTGGCCGTGCTGCCGGACAGCCGGGAGGAAGCCGAGACCGACCTGAGCCTGCTCGGCCTGGTGGGCCTGGTCGACCCGCCGCGGCCCGAGGTCGCCGCCGCCGTCGCGGACTGCCATTCGGCGGGCATCCGGGTCCACGTGGTGACCGGCGACAACGGCCGCACGGCGGCGGAGATCGCCCGCCGCGTCGGGATCGGCGCGGACCGCGTGATCAGCGGCGAGGAACTGGCCGACCTGCCGGAGCCGGCCCTGGACGAAGCGCTGACGGCCAACGGCGAGATCGTGTTCTCCCGCGCGGCACCGGAGGACAAGCTCCGCATCGCGGACGCGCTGCGCGACTGCGGCGAGGTCGTGGCGATGACCGGCGACGGCGTCAACGACGCTCCGGCGTTGCGCCGCGCGGACATCGGCGTGGCGATGGGCATCGGCGGCACGGACGTGGCCAAGGAAGCGGCGACGGTGGTCCTGACGGACGACAACTTCGCAACCATCGTCGCCGGGGTCCGGGAAGGGCGCCGGGTGTTCGACAACGTCCGGAAGTTCGTGCTGTACATCTTCGCGCACGCCGTCCCGGAAGTGCTGCCGTTCCTGCTGTTCGCGGTGTCGGGCGGGATGATCCCGTTGCCGTTGACGGTGCTGCAGATCCTGGCGATCGACCTCGGCACGGAGACATTGCCCGCGCTGGCTCTCGGCCGCGAACCCGCGGAGCCGGGCTTGATGTCCCG belongs to Amycolatopsis tolypomycina and includes:
- a CDS encoding cation-translocating P-type ATPase, whose translation is MTTHLKSPEAPPVDAREPVARLLRDLRTTPTGLTAREAARRLQVSGPNSLPSHGGRKWPLELVRQLVHPLALLLWVAGGLAWVAGTTNLAIAIAGVILLNGLLAFVQEQQAEKAVEALGKYLPDRAPVLRDGQVWHVPATELVPGDVLVLEEGNRIPADARLIDGTVDVDASMLTGESVPVTRMADAHDDAARPLDSPVLVFSGTVCVAGAAHAVVHATGRHTEIGRIASLSSRVGREESPLERQVRRVAWLIALVAVVVGIGFLPLGWLAGLSWAAAFVFAIGLLVANVPEGLLPTITLALAAGVRSMAKAGALVKRLSAVETLGSTTVICTDKTGTLTRNEMSVEEVHPYAESFAEALARCSTADVTTGSGDPTELALLRYAGSTGADLSARKVLYPFDPRLKRMSTVDLVGDSLWVSTKGAPEQVLPRCAMPPEERTRLLALVDEMAGRALRVLAVAGRRVAVLPDSREEAETDLSLLGLVGLVDPPRPEVAAAVADCHSAGIRVHVVTGDNGRTAAEIARRVGIGADRVISGEELADLPEPALDEALTANGEIVFSRAAPEDKLRIADALRDCGEVVAMTGDGVNDAPALRRADIGVAMGIGGTDVAKEAATVVLTDDNFATIVAGVREGRRVFDNVRKFVLYIFAHAVPEVLPFLLFAVSGGMIPLPLTVLQILAIDLGTETLPALALGREPAEPGLMSRRPRRRSEGVVTGRMLLRAWGIMGLLSGALVLGAFFAVLYAAGWHPGADVSSGALHTAYLQATTATFAAIVCCQVGTAFAARTERVSLRSVGLTTNRLLLGGIVFELVFAAALIYLPPLQALFGTAALPAWVVAMLLPMPVIVWGADELFRWVTRRGDARE